The Geothrix sp. genome window below encodes:
- a CDS encoding DUF2911 domain-containing protein, producing the protein MRRITLTLLGIAPALVAQAPPLTLPQASPQAMVRQTVGVTELEVSYHRPAVAGRKVWGGLVPYGQVWRAGANENTVVAFSTPVRVGGTLLPAGRYGLHMVPTATAWTVIFSSQSHGWGSYGYTPKEDLARMTVTPVAAEPTERLAFTFDDPTEMGVTLSLRWEKLRVPIPLAVDTKQAVVQSLRDQLRGLHQFFPESWSAAAGWCVRSEVNLDEAMTWADRSLALKETFAGARVKAALLEKKGDTQGAEALRAKALAKATELEVNQLGYALLGQNKVDEALALFQRNIQDHPDSWNVYDSLAEAYALKGDKAQAIANYRRALDKVKQEDQRLRIQGELDKLK; encoded by the coding sequence ATGCGTCGCATCACCTTAACCCTTCTGGGAATCGCCCCCGCGCTCGTCGCCCAGGCGCCGCCACTCACACTTCCCCAGGCCAGCCCCCAGGCGATGGTCCGCCAGACGGTAGGGGTGACGGAACTTGAGGTGTCGTATCACCGCCCTGCGGTGGCGGGCCGCAAAGTCTGGGGTGGGCTGGTGCCCTACGGTCAGGTCTGGCGGGCCGGGGCCAACGAGAATACGGTCGTGGCCTTCTCCACCCCCGTCCGCGTGGGCGGCACGCTGCTGCCCGCGGGCCGCTACGGCCTCCACATGGTGCCCACGGCCACGGCCTGGACGGTGATCTTCAGCAGCCAGTCCCACGGCTGGGGAAGTTACGGTTACACGCCGAAGGAGGACCTGGCCCGCATGACGGTGACCCCCGTAGCCGCCGAGCCCACGGAGCGCCTGGCCTTCACCTTCGACGACCCCACGGAGATGGGCGTCACCCTGTCGCTGCGCTGGGAGAAGCTGCGGGTGCCCATCCCGCTGGCGGTGGACACGAAGCAGGCCGTGGTCCAGAGCCTGCGGGACCAGTTGCGGGGCCTCCACCAGTTCTTCCCCGAAAGCTGGAGTGCCGCCGCGGGCTGGTGCGTCCGCAGCGAGGTGAACCTGGATGAGGCCATGACCTGGGCGGACCGCTCTCTGGCGCTGAAGGAGACCTTTGCGGGGGCACGCGTCAAGGCCGCGCTGCTCGAGAAGAAGGGGGACACCCAGGGCGCCGAGGCCCTGCGGGCGAAGGCCCTGGCGAAGGCCACGGAGCTGGAGGTCAACCAGCTGGGCTACGCGCTGCTGGGACAGAACAAGGTGGATGAGGCCCTGGCCCTCTTCCAGCGGAATATCCAGGATCACCCGGACTCCTGGAATGTCTACGACAGCTTGGCCGAGGCCTATGCCCTCAAAGGCGACAAGGCCCAGGCCATCGCCAACTACCGCCGGGCCCTCGACAAGGTGAAGCAGGAAGACCAGCGCCTTCGCATCCAGGGCGAACTCGACAAGCTCAAGTAG